TGATGAGCCCAGCAGGTACGTGAATCTTTGATTATCTTCATGGAGAAGCTGTTGGGAGTTGAAAGTTGAGTTGTGTGTTACTGGAGAGAGAACCGTTCCCAGCTTTGCAAGAGAGCTACTGACCTGACCAATGACCTTGTCATGATAATTTGGGCTTCCTGGGTCAGACCCGCTTCTCACAGGGGCCTCTGGGTGTGACTGTACCCTTTGGTGAGATGACTGTCTCGTCTCCCAATAGGGAGCCTGGACTACCATGACAGGCTGAGGTCACCATCTGAGCCGCTTGTAGACTTGGCTGGCAAACTTCCTGCcatgggcaggggcagagcccagcaggctccgTGTTGGATGGCCTGCCCCGGCTGTTGTTTCTCATTAGGAACGTTACATGGGACTGATTTCCAAGTGCTCCTGGGACAGGTCTGGGTTGTTCTCGTTCTCTGGCATTCCTGTTTGTGGACAGACTAGCTCTAGTGAAGGAAAAGCGAGAAGCAGGAAGGTAATTAAATGGGATTGTATGTTGCTCCTTGGGTAAACCCCTCTCGCATGGCAATTGTGGCTTTGGTCAGGTCACCTCTGCAATATTTTTCACCTGTTCAGTTTGGGTACAGTTGGTGTGCgcactggaccagcttctggcattggccagtggAGTCACCTGCTATCGCTGACACTGACATGGAGGTAACTGCCGTGATCCACACTGCGGAGGTCAACTGTAGTCATGGGTTTGGAGAGGTATGTCTCTGCTCTCCATCACTGCTCGCTCTGCAGCAGCCTTTCCTTAGCAGCAGTGACTGCCAGTGCTCATTCAGCTGTGTCTCCTGCAGTCTTGCTGTTGGTGTTAATGAAAACAGCCAGGTCCCTTGGATTGCTTGTAGCTTGGGAGGACCTGACAGTGTGGTGGCagtgctgcttctgctgctgttgctggatGCCTGTCTTCCTCTAGACTGacctttatctcactgtgtttttTCTCCTGACTCCAGGTGAAAATAATGACAGAGAGAGAGCTTCTGGCTGTGGCCTGTGAGCAGTTCTTGGGGAAGAACGTCCAAGACATTAAGAACGTGGTCCTTCAAACGCTGGAGGGGCATCTGCGATCCATCCTAGGTGTGGTGCAACCAGCGCTGCCACTGATGTCACAGTAGCCAGTGCCTTGAATGGCGTTTCCCCTCTGTCTGTACAGCGCTCATTGGCTGCTGCCCTCTGGGTACTCGAGAAACAAGCTAGTACAACTGCTCCGCGTAGTCGGAGTGTCTGGCATCTTCCTCCTCATGTGAAGGTGTGGAATTGAGATGTAGGCAGGCCTGGCGAAGCCTGGGCAAACAGTTGTGCTGTCACGTCCAAACCTGACCCCGCTTTTCCCAGCCCTTGAACAGCCGGGCGATAAATGGGGCCTGTTTGTTCCTGGTACCTCCCAAGCTTACCGCCCGCCTGTTGTGCTTTTCCCATTGTCAGTGCAATAGTGCTCTGGTTTTGTTTCCGTTTCCAGGCACCCTGACAGTGGAACAGATCTATCAGGATCGGGATCAGTTTGCCAAGCTGGTGCGGGAGGTGGCAGCTCCAGATGTGGGCCGCATGGGCATCGAGATCCTGAGCTTTACCATCAAGGTACAGCCGGGCAAAGGGAACCCCACAGCTGGACGAGGGGAACCCACTGGGCCAATTGGCAATGCTTGTGAGGCAGTAACCCATGGGTCCTGACTTGTTTGGAAAGATCTCTATGGGATTTACAGTCTGCCTGTGCTCTGCTGGAGTTCCCATAACAGCAGCTACAGGCTGGTATAAAATATGGACCATACACACAGTTCTCTGTGTAGGAAGGGCTGAAATTCAGCGCCCCGCCAGGGCCGGCTGTAAACATCGTGTGCTGCCAACTGAACCACTAAGGAGTCACGGGGGGGTTGAACAGAGAGCTGCTCTACCATCCTCCATGTGGTAACCTTCCCCCTTTGGCATCTCTCTAGTTCTCAGGCAGGCTGGCAAGGCAGGTTTGCATATCCTGGAGCAAAGGGGCTGCTGTGTTATCGGGAGCACTAGGCGCtctgggaaggagggatgggCTCCAGGATGGAATGACTTGCAGTGGATGATTTTGAAGTCTCTCCCTCTGTCTAGGATGTGTATGATAAGGTGGAATATCTGAGCTCTCTGGGTAAGACTCAGACAGCCGTTgttcagagagatgctgacattgGTGTGGCAGAGGCTGAGCGAGATGCCGGCATTCGGGTACGTTCAGCAGCACTCCCCCAAAGCGAGTGTTGTCCCTCAGCTGCCTGCCAAGGTTGCTGATGTCCTTATGCGCCTAACTGAGTGTGCGGTATGATTCCTTCCTGCAGGAGTCGGAGTGCAAGAGGGAAATGCTGGACATCAAGTTCATGTCAGACACTAAAACGGCCGATTCCAAACGGGCCTTTGAGATGCAGAAAGCCGCCTTCAGCCAGGAGATTAACATTAAGGTGAGAGAGTCTGCCTCCCCCAGCTGGACTTCTGACCTGGACATCAGTAGCAGCGGGTTCTTCCCGGCTGCCCTTCTGCGGAGTCTGTGGTTAGTCGTCTTCTCTCCCTTTTTACACCGATACATGCTGAAGAAGTCGCTTGTCAACCAGATTTGTAGACTCCACATTCCAGGTTAGTTGCAGTACTGGCAAATCCTTTGAGTAAGAAACTGTAGGTTCCCCAGGCCTCTCAACTCTGCAGATGTGTTGGATGCCACAGGCCGTGTGTGCTGCCTCAGAAGCACCTGAACTGGCTGGTTCATTAGGCACACGGTGCAAGAAGAGGTGGGGGCAGTTTCCCAATTAGATAAGTGCTGCCTCAGCATGAGGTTTTCCCAAGTGGGTCCAGCTGGAGCATGATGAGGCGCTGGCCCTGATGTATCCAGGTGTTTCAGAGTCAGCCACTAGCTCCTGGAGGGAGGACGAGGGGCTGGGACGTGGAGTGAAGCTGGGCACGTGGGGACAGTCTGCTGCGGAGAAAGTTTGGGCAAAGCTGGGCAGCCGCTAGCCCAGCACACTTTTGTGTGCTCCTCACAGCACGTCCCTCCCCTCCCGTATCGGGGGGCTCTCGGGGTCTGGTGGAAAGCGGAGTGGAAGAGTTAAAAGGGACAGAACGGGCTCCTCCAAGCCCTGACATGTTGCTACCTCGCTGCAACTCCAGCTCCCAGGATGGGATGGGAGGATTCCCGTCAGAGAAGGAGCATCTGCTTGATTTCCCAAGAGAGCAGTTACCTCTTCTCTGCAGGCTCTTGCGGTCAGGCACCTATCGCCTCTCAGGCCGAGGCCACTCGCTCTTGAGACATTCCCAGGTCATCCTGTTTCCTCTCCGCCAAGGTCCTTCTGTTTCTATTGCTGGTGAAGGCCAGCGGAGTCAGGGTGTTACTATGTCAGCGGCCAAGCTTTTCTGTTCAGCTGGTGTTAAGGGTGGGCACGAAGAGCCTTTGTAACTAGACAAGTGGGTCAGGACTGGAAATCCCGAAGTGACTTTGTGTTCTCAGTTGCAATGGTGAGGGAAGACCAATGCTGCTGATCTGCTCAGAGCTCCTGCTCCCACTACAGATGCAGACTTCGCAAACTCCTAAAAtagcccagggagctgcagtCCTTCCCCACATTGGGGAAAGcgatggcagcagctgctgccaggggaAACTGTCACCTCTAGCGCTTGCTAactgggtgagggagggaggttCAGAGCAGGTCTGGAATCAGGTGACATTTGAGAAGAGGGAGCACTGTGCTCCATTAAtccctgctgctggggcagtcgcTTGAGCTCTGGTTTGTCTCAATCAGGCTAGCCAGCATCCTTGGAGGCAGATAGCGCAAGGAGGGGTTCGCCTTCCTCATGCCTCTGAGGTCTCAGCTAGGCTTgggcagacagagctgtgtccCTCTCTGTCCAGACTGCCGAGGCCCAGCTGGCCTACGAGCTGCAGGGTGCTCGGGAGCAGCAGAAGATCCGCCAGGAGGAGATTGAGATCGAGGTGGTGCAGCGCAGGAAGCAGATTGATGTTGAGGAGAAAGAGATCATCCGGATGGACAAGGAGCTGACGGCCACCATCAAGCGTCCGGCAGAGGCTGAGGCGCACCGCATGCAGCAGATCGCCGAGGGCGAGAAGTGAGTGGCCGAGCGGGTACAGGTGCCCAGACTTGGCCTGGCAGCATGCTAAGAGCCTGAGTTGCACAGCTGAGTTGAGCTGAGCCCTGCATGGGGTCCCAGCATGCTGAGCTTGGCGGAGAAGCTCTCGAAGGCCCAACTGCGCGGAAGCCCCACTGTCCACAGCAGCACGTTGCTGAGGAGTGGGGCTTGGGGCTCTTTCCAAGCTGGGGCTGCTTCCTTTCCAGGGTGAAGCAGGTTCTCCTTGCGCAGGCCGAAGCAGAGAAGATCCGCAAGATTGGCGAGGCAGAGGCCTCTGTCATCGAAGCCATCGGGAAAGCAGACGCGGAGAAAATGAAGCTGAAGGCAGAGGCTTACCAGCAGTACGGCGACGCGGCCAAGATGGCTCTGGTGCTGGACGCTCTGCCCCAGGTGAGAGGCT
This genomic stretch from Gopherus flavomarginatus isolate rGopFla2 chromosome 19, rGopFla2.mat.asm, whole genome shotgun sequence harbors:
- the FLOT2 gene encoding flotillin-2 isoform X3 produces the protein MGNCHTVGPNEALVVSGGCCGSDLKQYVFGGWAWAWWCISDTQRISLEIMTLQPRCEDVETAEGVALTVTGVAQVKIMTERELLAVACEQFLGKNVQDIKNVVLQTLEGHLRSILGTLTVEQIYQDRDQFAKLVREVAAPDVGRMGIEILSFTIKDVYDKVEYLSSLGKTQTAVVQRDADIGVAEAERDAGIRESECKREMLDIKFMSDTKTADSKRAFEMQKAAFSQEINIKTAEAQLAYELQGAREQQKIRQEEIEIEVVQRRKQIDVEEKEIIRMDKELTATIKRPAEAEAHRMQQIAEGEKVKQVLLAQAEAEKIRKIGEAEASVIEAIGKADAEKMKLKAEAYQQYGDAAKMALVLDALPQIAAKVAAPLAKVDEIVILSGDNNKVTSELSRLLAEIPASVHALTGVDLSKIPLIQKATGAQA
- the FLOT2 gene encoding flotillin-2 isoform X1, whose translation is MKSLEEGVQSPETLPIRPATICNGYAPKGSNQSGCCGSDLKQYVFGGWAWAWWCISDTQRLSLEVMTILCRCENIETSEGVPLYVTGVAQVKIMTERELLAVACEQFLGKNVQDIKNVVLQTLEGHLRSILGTLTVEQIYQDRDQFAKLVREVAAPDVGRMGIEILSFTIKDVYDKVEYLSSLGKTQTAVVQRDADIGVAEAERDAGIRESECKREMLDIKFMSDTKTADSKRAFEMQKAAFSQEINIKTAEAQLAYELQGAREQQKIRQEEIEIEVVQRRKQIDVEEKEIIRMDKELTATIKRPAEAEAHRMQQIAEGEKVKQVLLAQAEAEKIRKIGEAEASVIEAIGKADAEKMKLKAEAYQQYGDAAKMALVLDALPQIAAKVAAPLAKVDEIVILSGDNNKVTSELSRLLAEIPASVHALTGVDLSKIPLIQKATGAQA
- the FLOT2 gene encoding flotillin-2 isoform X2 — protein: MKSLEEGVQSPETLPIRPATICNGYAPKGSNQSGCCGSDLKQYVFGGWAWAWWCISDTQRISLEIMTLQPRCEDVETAEGVALTVTGVAQVKIMTERELLAVACEQFLGKNVQDIKNVVLQTLEGHLRSILGTLTVEQIYQDRDQFAKLVREVAAPDVGRMGIEILSFTIKDVYDKVEYLSSLGKTQTAVVQRDADIGVAEAERDAGIRESECKREMLDIKFMSDTKTADSKRAFEMQKAAFSQEINIKTAEAQLAYELQGAREQQKIRQEEIEIEVVQRRKQIDVEEKEIIRMDKELTATIKRPAEAEAHRMQQIAEGEKVKQVLLAQAEAEKIRKIGEAEASVIEAIGKADAEKMKLKAEAYQQYGDAAKMALVLDALPQIAAKVAAPLAKVDEIVILSGDNNKVTSELSRLLAEIPASVHALTGVDLSKIPLIQKATGAQA
- the FLOT2 gene encoding flotillin-2 isoform X6 encodes the protein MKSLEEGVQSPETLPIRPATICNGYAPKGSNQSGCCGSDLKQYVFGGWAWAWWCISDTQRISLEIMTLQPRCEDVETAEGVALTVTGVAQVKIMTERELLAVACEQFLGKNVQDIKNVVLQTLEGHLRSILGTLTVEQIYQDRDQFAKLVREVAAPDVGRMGIEILSFTIKDVYDKVEYLSSLGKTQTAVVQRDADIGVAEAERDAGIRESECKREMLDIKFMSDTKTADSKRAFEMQKAAFSQEINIKTAEAQLAYELQGAREQQKIRQEEIEIEVVQRRKQIDVEEKEIIRMDKELTATIKRPAEAEAHRMQQIAEGEKVKQVLLAQAEAEKIRKIGEAEASVIEAIGKADAEKMKLKAEAYQQYGDAAKMALVLDALPQSLASKFASSPLLASCWK
- the FLOT2 gene encoding flotillin-2 isoform X5; the encoded protein is MERVHLTLTDVCMVPKVSMISLEIMTLQPRCEDVETAEGVALTVTGVAQVKIMTERELLAVACEQFLGKNVQDIKNVVLQTLEGHLRSILGTLTVEQIYQDRDQFAKLVREVAAPDVGRMGIEILSFTIKDVYDKVEYLSSLGKTQTAVVQRDADIGVAEAERDAGIRESECKREMLDIKFMSDTKTADSKRAFEMQKAAFSQEINIKTAEAQLAYELQGAREQQKIRQEEIEIEVVQRRKQIDVEEKEIIRMDKELTATIKRPAEAEAHRMQQIAEGEKVKQVLLAQAEAEKIRKIGEAEASVIEAIGKADAEKMKLKAEAYQQYGDAAKMALVLDALPQIAAKVAAPLAKVDEIVILSGDNNKVTSELSRLLAEIPASVHALTGVDLSKIPLIQKATGAQA
- the FLOT2 gene encoding flotillin-2 isoform X4, encoding MGNCHTVGPNEALVVSGGCCGSDLKQYVFGGWAWAWWCISDTQRLSLEVMTILCRCENIETSEGVPLYVTGVAQVKIMTERELLAVACEQFLGKNVQDIKNVVLQTLEGHLRSILGTLTVEQIYQDRDQFAKLVREVAAPDVGRMGIEILSFTIKDVYDKVEYLSSLGKTQTAVVQRDADIGVAEAERDAGIRESECKREMLDIKFMSDTKTADSKRAFEMQKAAFSQEINIKTAEAQLAYELQGAREQQKIRQEEIEIEVVQRRKQIDVEEKEIIRMDKELTATIKRPAEAEAHRMQQIAEGEKVKQVLLAQAEAEKIRKIGEAEASVIEAIGKADAEKMKLKAEAYQQYGDAAKMALVLDALPQIAAKVAAPLAKVDEIVILSGDNNKVTSELSRLLAEIPASVHALTGVDLSKIPLIQKATGAQA
- the FLOT2 gene encoding flotillin-2 isoform X7: MTERELLAVACEQFLGKNVQDIKNVVLQTLEGHLRSILGTLTVEQIYQDRDQFAKLVREVAAPDVGRMGIEILSFTIKDVYDKVEYLSSLGKTQTAVVQRDADIGVAEAERDAGIRESECKREMLDIKFMSDTKTADSKRAFEMQKAAFSQEINIKTAEAQLAYELQGAREQQKIRQEEIEIEVVQRRKQIDVEEKEIIRMDKELTATIKRPAEAEAHRMQQIAEGEKVKQVLLAQAEAEKIRKIGEAEASVIEAIGKADAEKMKLKAEAYQQYGDAAKMALVLDALPQIAAKVAAPLAKVDEIVILSGDNNKVTSELSRLLAEIPASVHALTGVDLSKIPLIQKATGAQA